One part of the Phoenix dactylifera cultivar Barhee BC4 chromosome 4, palm_55x_up_171113_PBpolish2nd_filt_p, whole genome shotgun sequence genome encodes these proteins:
- the LOC103696160 gene encoding uncharacterized protein LOC103696160: MASALRFFPLPNPRPFHSLPSRQKSPATVAIPRCSSNSNPNGNPNPTPEENDSIPEPPSVGGATSYEVQKRVKSAILRDGRRPAKIERPEPPNFEIGWKRTKEIKTEKPKGWMIADFLEKLEGLMGRRQYGSAELLAKVGEIVAEQAREEAEVLVAGGEVEERLVTELYRVLKLMEMDLEMVKAAIKEETLALRLDQAQARCRQAILVALSF, encoded by the coding sequence ATGGCTTCCGCGCTTCGATTCTTCCCCCTCCCAAACCCCCGCCCTTTCCATTCCCTCCCCTCGCGCCAAAAATCTCCCGCCACTGTCGCCATCCCTCGCTGCTCGTCCAATTCAAATCCCAACGGTAATCCTAACCCGACTCCAGAAGAGAACGACTCGATCCCCGAGCCGCCGTCCGTGGGCGGCGCCACCTCCTACGAGGTCCAGAAGCGGGTCAAGTCGGCGATCCTCCGGGACGGGCGCCGGCCGGCTAAGATCGAGCGGCCGGAGCCGCCCAACTTCGAGATTGGATGGAAGCGGACGAAGGAGATCAAAACGGAGAAGCCCAAGGGCTGGATGATCGCGGATTTTTTGGAGAAATTGGAGGGACTGATGGGGCGGCGGCAGTACGGGTCGGCGGAGCTTCTGGCGAAGGTCGGGGAGATCGTGGCGGAGCAGGCGCGGGAGGAGGCGGAGGTGCTGGTGGCCGGCGGCGAGGTGGAGGAGCGGCTGGTGACGGAGCTCTACCGGGTGCTAAAACTCATGGAGATGGACCTGGAGATGGTGAAGGCGGCCATCAAGGAAGAGACGCTCGCCCTGCGACTCGACCAAGCCCAGGCCCGCTGCCGCCAGGCCATCCTCGTCGCCCTCTCCTTCTGA
- the LOC103721340 gene encoding protein ACCELERATED CELL DEATH 6-like, translating to MDLRLYTAVTQGNVQSLRDMVGKDDKILQSSTPQGNTALHLVARLGHRDIAVEILERCSGLIVVENAQGETPLHIAARAGHLEIVSSLIDHVSKWPTDVEQALEPFRMTNIKGNTALHEAVKHRKTDIALRLLDADPPVGHLANSMKESPLHIAAREGLEGIVSKILQHPWVETEAEMEALETGTGSPLHQAVLGGHDSIVEMLLKKRSDFLKVTDGSGDNALHYAAQKNNAKIVEMLLNEKPSLIYSVNSKKRSPLHIAADCGSNHAIKELLKRCPVAIEQVDSEGMNALHIAVMSGRVGALKCLLKTMAFGEIINQGDKDGNTPLHLAAKHSRIQSSISLMKDRRVDSSIKNNEGLTARNLVESLDKLDTYELYIWKKLKKHEANVLKKQQHGTVSISHSLRKKMSKADEHYRLSIETYTWVAALIATVTFAATFTMPGGFDQKYGFAILGKQAAFKVFVISNTIAMCSSLVVVFCFIWAWKDPVRFKLDQLAWGHRLIVVACLAMIVTLMSAVYLVVHEESLWLAIVVILIGCSAPLLVLAILGKNVLFIPL from the exons ATGGATCTTAGACTATACACAGCAGTGACTCAGGGAAATGTTCAGAGTTTGAGAGATATGGTTGGAAAGGACGACAAGATTCTTCAGTCTTCAACTCCCCAAGGCAACACAGCACTCCATCTGGTAGCAAGATTAGGCCACAGAGATATCGCCGTGGAGATCCTAGAAAGATGCAGTGGCCTCATCGTCGTCGAAAACGCCCAGGGCGAGACCCCCTTGCATATTGCTGCAAGGGCTGGGCACCTGGAAATCGTGTCGTCGCTGATCGACCATGTCTCTAAGTGGCCCACCGATGTCGAGCAGGCATTGGAGCCATTCAGGATGACCAACATAAAAGGTAACACTGCATTGCATGAGGCAGTGAAACACCGGAAGACTGACATTGCGTTGAGGTTGCTGGATGCTGATCCCCCGGTTGGGCATTTGGCCAACTCTATGAAGGAGTCGCCGCTCCACATTGCAGCGAGGGAGGGGTTGGAGGGGATTGTAAGCAAGATTTTGCAGCATCCATGGGTAGAAACAGAGGCGGAGATGGAGGCGTTGGAGACTGGGACAGGATCACCTCTGCACCAAGCCGTGCTCGGCGGTCATGATA GCATTGTGGAGATGTTGTTGAAGAAACGGAGTGATTTCCTCAAAGTTACGGATGGCTCCGGGGACAATGCTCTTCATTATGCTGCGCAAAAGAACAATGCCAAGATCGTAGAGATGCTATTAAATGAAAAACCTTCACTCATCTATTCCGTAAACTCTAAGAAGCGGTCTCCCCTCCACATAGCCGCTGACTGTGGTTCTAATCATGCAATCAAAGAGCTCTTGAAACGTTGTCCGGTCGCAATCGAGCAGGTTGATTCTGAGGGCATGAATGCTCTTCATATTGCCGTCATGAGCGGAAGAGTCGGCGCACTGAAGTGCCTATTGAAGACCATGGCGTTTGGTGAGATAATCAACCAAGGTGATAAAGACGGGAACACTCCTCTTCATCTGGCTGCAAAGCATTCTAGGATACAGTCGTCTATCTCGCTTATGAAAGATAGGAGAGTGGATTCAAGCATCAAGAATAATGAAGGACTCACTGCAAGAAATTTGGTTGAATCTCTGGACAAACTGGACACGTATGAG TTGTACATTTGGAAGAAATTGAAGAAGCACGAAGCAAACGTACTCAAGAAACAACAGCATGGCACCGTAAGCATATCTCACTCCCTTAGGAAGAAGATGTCAAAGGCCGATGAGCACTACAGATTAAGTATAGAGACCTACACTTGGGTGGCCGCACTCATTGCAACAGTCACCTTCGCTGCCACCTTCACCATGCCGGGAGGTTTCGATCAAAAATACGGTTTCGCCATACTTGGAAAGCAGGCAGCCTTCAAGGTCTTCGTGATCTCCAACACCATCGCAATGTGCAGCTCTCTTGTGGTTGTGTTCTGCTTCATATGGGCATGGAAGGACCCAGTTCGGTTCAAGCTCGATCAGCTGGCTTGGGGCCATAGGCTCATCGTGGTTGCATGCTTGGCGATGATCGTGACGTTGATGTCAGCAGTGTACCTGGTGGTCCATGAGGAGAGCCTTTGGTTAGCTATTGTGGTGATCTTGATTGGTTGCAGCGCTCCATTACTTGTTCTCGCCATACTGGGCAAAAATGTTCTGTTCATCCCATTGTGA